DNA sequence from the Camelina sativa cultivar DH55 unplaced genomic scaffold, Cs unpScaffold00886, whole genome shotgun sequence genome:
GGCTCGGCGACGGCTTCCTCGACCTCCTTAGCATCGTTCGGCTCGTCAGGGTCGTTGTCGTCCTCGGATTCAAGCTCCCCCGACGCGGTAATGGTCATGGTACGCGGATTGGGACAATCTCGGGCGTAGTGGCCTCGACCTTGGCACTTGAAGCATATTATGTCTCGGCTACGTCCTTCGGTCGGTTGCGGCCTGGGGTCGGTACGAGAGTCCTTGTTCTGGTCCCTTGGTTTGAACCGTGAGTCAATGGTGACGGCCTTGGACTTCTCTTGTCCGCGGTGCCCTCCCGGTCCAGGGGACGAGTTTGGCGACCAACTAGGCGTTCCTTGAGCGCGAGAGCGGTGGACGGTGTTggcctttctcttgatctgctGTTCGACTTGCATTGCTAGGTGCAAGAGTTCATCGAACGAGTTGTACGATAAACGTTCTACCTTCCGCGCAATGCGGTCTTGTAGTCCGTCCAAGAACTGGGCCATCAATCCTTCTTCACTATCTTCGACCTCCAGCCGGTTGCGAAGATGCTCGAACTCTTCATAGTAGTCCTCAACGCTCTTGGCTCCTTGGGACAGCTTGCGGAACCTTCGCTGGAGCTCGCGGTGGTACAGCGGTGGCACGTACCGGCGTCTCATCTCGTTCTTCATGGCCTCCCAATGCGGTAAGGCGCGTTCCCCGTTCCTCCTACGGTCAGCTTCGGAACGATCCCACCACGTAAGGGCATGGTCCGTGAACTGGGCGGCTGCATAGGCGATCTTCTTGGGTTCGGGGTAGTTGTAACAGGCGAATATATGATCCATCCGTCCCTCCCAGTCGAGATATGCCTCCGGATCAACTTTTCCGGCAAACGTAGGGGCCGTGAGTTTGTGACCCGGTTCGACCGGACGGTAGGGTTGATCGTCCTCATGCTCGTCCCGACGTCGAGGGTGCCTACCTTGGTAGGGTGGGCCATCGTCTTCTTCGGACGTCCCTACTGGATCCGGTTCATAGCGTCGTTGGCGATCTTGGATAGGCGGTCCACGAGCCACGGGTTGCCGTTGCCCATCCTCGATCCATTGTAGCCGGTTCCCTAGCTGGGCTACTTGAGTCCGGATCTCGGCTAAGACTTCCCCGATTTCCGAGGGTGGAAGCGGCTCTCCAGGTTGTGCGGCCATATCAGCTGTACGGACGGCGGTGATTGTACGGACGGTGGCCGCGGTACGGACGGCGGCCAGGTACTGTTCGGATGGGGGTCTACGCAGTGGCTGGTTGGAGAAGTGATACCACCGGCGGTCAGTAGTGGGTACTGCGGCGGTTGATAAGTCCTCCGGCGTANNNNNNNNNNNNNNNNNNNNNNNNNNNNNNNNNNNNNNNNNNNNNNNNNNNNNNNNNNNNNNNNNNNNNNNNNNNNNNNNNNNNNNNNNNNNNNNNNNNNNNNNNNNNNNNNNNNNNNNNNNNNNNNNNNNNNNNNNNNNNNNNNNNNNNNNNNNNNNNNNNNNNNNNNNNNNNNNNNNNNNNNNNNNNNNNNNNNNNNNNNNNNNNNNNNNNNNNNNNNNNNNNNNNNNNNNNNNNNNNNNNNNNNNNNNNNNNNNNNNNNNNNNNNNNNNNNNNNNNNNNNNNNNNNNNNNNNNNN
Encoded proteins:
- the LOC109131630 gene encoding uncharacterized protein LOC109131630, with amino-acid sequence MAAQPGEPLPPSEIGEVLAEIRTQVAQLGNRLQWIEDGQRQPVARGPPIQDRQRRYEPDPVGTSEEDDGPPYQGRHPRRRDEHEDDQPYRPVEPGHKLTAPTFAGKVDPEAYLDWEGRMDHIFACYNYPEPKKIAYAAAQFTDHALTWWDRSEADRRRNGERALPHWEAMKNEMRRRYVPPLYHRELQRRFRKLSQGAKSVEDYYEEFEHLRNRLEVEDSEEGLMAQFLDGLQDRIARKVERLSYNSFDELLHLAMQVEQQIKRKANTVHRSRAQGTPSWSPNSSPGPGGHRGQEKSKAVTIDSRFKPRDQNKDSRTDPRPQPTEGRSRDIICFKCQGRGHYARDCPNPRTMTITASGELESEDDNDPDEPNDAKEVEEAVAEPDEGELLMIRRVLNTSQCPDDTHQRDNIFHTRCTVSGKVCGLIIDGGSCTNVASSYMVKKLSLGTTNHPKPYKLKWLNDKAVVPVTEQVTVPFSVGPYKDQVLCDVVPMQASHLLLGRPWQFDKRTSHCGHTNQYSFVHDNKRICLKPLSPTQVCELQSKMSKEPSTKMNFLINASTVRRSLSDSTCQVLLMVFKDVVSIGTEQDAVPAMIRPLLRRYQDVFPDELPHGLPPLRGIEHQIDLVPGAQLPNRPAYRVNPEEAKECVIHTDHETLKHLRGQTNLKRRHAKWLEFIETFPYVIKYKKGKENVVADALSRRHTLITTMDARILGFEHIKDAYGLDPDFAECYQEH